A genomic window from Brassica oleracea var. oleracea cultivar TO1000 chromosome C8, BOL, whole genome shotgun sequence includes:
- the LOC106309814 gene encoding uncharacterized protein LOC106309814, whose product MEFASVTSTAVEPNDQDVDRENESNGVDGFRVRSKRSLVSTPRDGFGVRSRVKSQMRMYGGFKPEFDSDNDSGGGFGSKRRYNGHQKFNADSDDEILLAPKATRLRGSHGKLSSGEFSSGGGGFPLKSYGDRSFASHGFKAKNFNNNFSPEMDYDDDERERFNPRIQNSRRVNGYTWKDGSYPGVSNGYGSSSRLKHEQMNESDPINEVVSSVKMLTEMFVSVEESKMEMEKTRMEMELKHCQMMLESQQQIIGAFVEDLKH is encoded by the coding sequence ATGGAGTTTGCGTCGGTGACTTCCACGGCCGTTGAACCGAACGATCAGGATGTGGATCGCGAGAACGAGAGTAACGGTGTGGATGGATTTAGGGTTAGATCGAAGAGATCCTTGGTGAGTACGCCTCGTGACGGGTTTGGGGTTAGATCTAGGGTTAAGAGTCAGATGAGAATGTACGGTGGTTTTAAACCTGAGTTTGATTCAGATAACGATTCAGGAGGTGGGTTTGGATCGAAAAGGAGATACAATGGACATCAAAAGTTCAATGCTGATTCTGATGATGAGATTTTGTTAGCCCCCAAGGCAACTAGGCTTAGGGGTTCTCATGGGAAGCTTTCTTCAGGCGAGTTTAGCAGCGGCGGTGGTGGATTTCCATTGAAGTCGTATGGTGATCGGAGTTTCGCTTCTCATGGGTTTAAAGCCAAGAACTTCAATAACAATTTCTCTCCAGAGATGGATTATGATGATGATGAGAGGGAACGATTCAACCCGAGAATCCAAAACTCTAGGAGGGTCAACGGTTATACCTGGAAGGACGGGAGCTATCCAGGTGTCTCCAATGGATATGGATCGTCTTCTAGGTTAAAGCACGAGCAGATGAATGAGTCTGACCCGATTAATGAAGTTGTGTCTTCGGTGAAGATGTTGACGGAGATGTTTGTGAGCGTGGAGGAGTCGAAGATGGAGATGGAGAAGACGAGAATGGAGATGGAGCTCAAGCATTGTCAGATGATGCTTGAGTCGCAGCAGCAGATCATAGGCGCGTTTGTTGAAGACTTGAAGCATTGA
- the LOC106309688 gene encoding uncharacterized protein LOC106309688: MPRRLNDGDPGRFTAAALLFIGLISCLVVYAVFSTLLRPQDHALDSAVRSQDHSRVDGGGGCCRGVDNLELWGSAVKWGTDFKFNSSDECCKACKVMCSGNHGPCLCDSWVFCGDKEACGSKFGECWLKKQNDVLVPDRQEGGQKVMWTSGLIFGQGQGIVGFETEHGVLHVKLHPECAPHSVYYILSLLTMRHCAGCQFHRAENRGSYWDSQGNHINNAPYGPPYAMIQGILQPEGNMFTPIPTEHCPTISRGSVGWVGSGPEFFISLANHHEWKQSYTVFGSVLPEDMEVAERIAGLPTRTDVWNSVNVSVLEKPVSLTVRRMKSGQEQEESGS; the protein is encoded by the exons ATGCCCCGTCGATTAAACGACGGAGATCCTGGCCGTTTTACCGCCGCCGCGCTCCTTTTCATCGGTCTGATCTCGTGTCTTGTCGTCTACGCTGTCTTCTCTACTCTTCTCCGTCCCCAAGACCACGCACTCGATTCTGCTGTCCGGTCGCAAGATCACTCCCGAGTAGATGGTGGCGGAGGGTGTTGCCGTGGAGTAGATAATCTGGAGCTGTGGGGTTCGGCGGTGAAGTGGGGGACGGATTTCAAGTTTAATTCGTCTGATGAGTGTTGCAAGGCGTGTAAAGTTATGTGCAGCGGCAACCACGGACCTTGTTTGTGCGATTCATGGGTCTTCTGCGGGGACAAAGAGGCTTGCGGGTCCAAGTTCGGAGAG TGTTGGTTGAAGAAGCAAAATGATGTTTTGGTCCCTGATCGACAGGAAGGTGGGCAGAAAGTGATGTGGACATCTGGGCTGATATTCGGACAAGGCCAG GGCATTGTTGGTTTTGAGACGGAACACGGTGTACTTCATGTCAAA CTTCACCCTGAGTGCGCTCCTCACTCAGTATACTACATTCTTAGTTTGTTAACTATGCGCCACTGCGCCGGCTGCCAGTTTCATCGGGCTGAGAATCGAGGATCATATTGGGACTCACAAGGCAATCATATTAACAAC GCTCCCTATGGTCCACCATACGCCATGATTCAAGGAATACTCCAGCCAGAGGGAAACATGTTCACGCCGATCCCAACCGAGCATTGCCCAACCATAAGCCGTGGTTCTGTTGGGTGGGTCGGCTCGGGTCCAGAGTTCTTTATCAGTCTAGCAAACCACCACGAATGGAAGCAATCTTACACTGTGTTCGGCTCTGTTCTGCCAGAAGACATGGAGGTTGCTGAGAGGATTGCCGGTTTACCAACAAGAACCGATGTTTGGAACAGCGTTAATGTCTCTGTGCTGGAGAAACCGGTGTCGTTAACCGTACGGAGAATGAAATCTGGCCAAGAACAAGAAGAATCCGGTTCGTGA